A portion of the Glycine max cultivar Williams 82 chromosome 10, Glycine_max_v4.0, whole genome shotgun sequence genome contains these proteins:
- the LOC100797221 gene encoding carotene epsilon-monooxygenase, chloroplastic, whose translation MSSSLSHLTPLSLFLPRRPTVSSPTPKPYRFSVKSSINKPPDTGTGTSKPSSWFSPDWLTSLSRSLAAGNDDSGIPLASAKLDDVSDLLGGALFLPLFKWMQDYGPIYRLAAGPRNFVVVSDPAIAKHVLRNYGKYAKGLVAEVSEFLFGSGFAIAEGPLWTARRRAVVPSLHKRYLSVIVDRVFCRCAERLVEKLQPDALNGTAVNMEAKFSQLTLDVIGLSVFNYNFDSLNMDSPVIEAVYTALKEAEARSTDLLPYWKFKFLCKIIPRQIKAEEAVSIIRKTVEDLIEKCREIVESEGERIDVEEYVNDSDPSILRFLLASREEVSSVQLRDDLLSLLVAGHETTGSVLTWTLYLLSKDSSSLAKAQEEVDRVLQGRRPTYEDIKNLKFLTRCIIESLRLYPHPPVLIRRAQVPDELPGGYKLNAGQDIMISVYNIHRSSEVWDRAEEFAPERFDLDGPVPNETNTDFRFIPFSGGPRKCVGDQFALMEAIVALAIFLQHMNFELVPDQNVSMTTGATIHTTNGLYMKLSRRLK comes from the exons ATGTCTTCCTCACTCTCCCATCTcacacctctctctctcttccttccccGCAGACCCACCGTTTCCTCTCCCACTCCAAAACCTTATCGCTTCTCCGTCAAATCCTCCATCAACAAACCCCCCGACACCGGCACCGGCACCTCCAAGCCCAGCTCTTGGTTCAGCCCCGACTGGCTCACCTCCCTCTCCCGCTCCCTCGCCGCCGGCAACGACGACTCCGGCATTCCCCTCGCCTCCGCCAAGCTCGACGACGTCTCTGATCTCCTCGGCGGCGCGCTCTTCCTCCCTCTCTTCAAGTGGATGCAGGACTACGGCCCCATCTACCGCCTCGCCGCCGGCCCCCGAAACTTCGTCGTCGTTAGCGACCCCGCCATCGCCAAGCACGTGCTCAGGAACTACGGCAAATACGCCAAGGGTCTTGTTGCCGAGGTCTCCGAGTTCCTGTTTGGGTCCGGTTTCGCCATCGCCGAAGGTCCTCTCTGGACG GCAAGGCGCAGGGCTGTGGTTCCATCTCTTCATAAACGGTACTTGTCTGTTATAGTGGATAGGGTGTTTTGTAGATGTGCTGAGAGATTAGTGGAGAAGCTACAACCTGATGCACTTAATGGAACTGCTGTTAACATGGAGGCAAAGTTTTCGCAGTTGACTCTTGATGTTATTGGTTTAtctgtttttaattataactttGACTCGCTCAACATGGACAGTCCTGTTATTGAGGCTGTTTACACTGCATTAAAAGAGGCAGAGGCTCGATCAACTGATCTTTTACCGTATTGGAAG TTTAAATTTCTTTGTAAGATAATTCCGAGACAAATAAAGGCTGAAGAGGCTGTTAGCATTATCAGGAAAACTGTTGAAGATCTTATTGAAAAGTGTAGAGAGATTGTAGAATCTGAGGGTGAAAGAATTGATGTCGAGGAATATGTGAATGACAGTGACCCTAGTATCCTTCGGTTCTTGCTTGCCAGCAGAGAAGAG GTTTCCAGTGTGCAATTAAGGGATGATCTTTTGTCACTATTAGTTGCTGGTCATGAGACCACCGGTTCAGTGCTGACCTGGACACTTTATCTTCTAAGCAAG GATTCTTCCTCATTGGCAAAAGCACAAGAAGAGGTAGACAGAGTTTTACAGGGAAGGCGACCTACCTATGAAGATATTAAAAATCTTAAGTTCTTGACACGCTGCATTATTGAGTCACTCCGTCTCTATCCACATCCTCCC GTATTGATAAGAAGAGCTCAAGTCCCGGATGAGCTTCCAGGTGGTTACAAACTCAATGCTGGTCAAGATATTATGATCTCTGTATACAACATACATCGTTCTTCTGAG GTCTGGGATAGGGCTGAAGAGTTTGCACCAgaaagatttgatttggatgGTCCAGTTCCAAATGAAACAAATACAGATTTCAG ATTCATTCCATTCAGTGGAGGTCCCCGCAAATGTGTTGGTGATCAGTTTGCTTTAATGGAAGCTATAGTTGCTCTTGCAATCTTTCTACAGCACATGAACTTCGAACTAGTTCCTGATCAGAATGTCAGTATGACTACAGGAGCAACAATACATACAACAAAT ggcTTGTACATGAAACTGAGCCGACGGTTGAAATAG